A genomic stretch from Theobroma cacao cultivar B97-61/B2 chromosome 4, Criollo_cocoa_genome_V2, whole genome shotgun sequence includes:
- the LOC18601614 gene encoding pentatricopeptide repeat-containing protein At5g39350 has protein sequence MNGQSLVLSKGKQYKSLLKHYAATKALTKTTQLHALAITSGLLSPHLRSSLSLSYANCGHLKNARKLFDEMPQPTLFSYNMMLKTYAQHGFYLETLNLFVEMVNLGKCRADNYTYPFVFKAVGEEKLVIFGGVVHPRVLTGGFEKDSFVMNSLLTMYMNCGEKEEGRKIFDTMWEPNVVSWNSMISGYFKNGCSKEALGVFNKMMDDGLETDCATVVSVLPVCGFLKELEVGRRVYELVKEKGWGKEMMVRNALVDMFAKCGSMKEARFIFDGMVERDVVTWTSLINVCILNGDMRAALRLCLLMVLEGVRPNSVTLASLLSACGESKNLMDGRCLHGWATRQRLEYSVMVETSLIDMYAKCNRVDLSFLVFKNTSKKNTVPWNAILSGCIHNRLGKEAVKLFKEMLIEGMKPNAATLKSLLPAYAICADMQQATNMHSYLLRSGLVSNNEIGTAVVDIYSKCGSLESAHKIFNGIPNENKDIYLWSVMIAGYGGHGHGEIAVSLFKQMVRAGVKPNEVTFTSVLHACSHAGLVDEGLDLFKLMLRNHQISPQADHYTCIVDLLGRSGRLDEAYDIIKTMPFAPTHAVWGALLGACVIHENVELGELAAKWLFELEPENTGNYVLMAKIYSAVGRWKDAENIRHIVNEIGLRKAPAHSLIEVRNM, from the coding sequence ATGAATGGCCAATCTCTTGTCTTGTCCAAAGGCAAACAATACAAATCTCTCTTAAAACACTATGCAGCCACTAAAGCCCTCACCAAAACCACCCAACTCCATGCCTTAGCCATAACATCAGGCCTCCTCTCCCCCCATCTCCGCTCAAGCCTTTCCCTTTCCTACGCCAACTGCGGCCACTTAAAAAATGCTCGTAAACTGTTCGATGAAATGCCTCAACCAACCTTGTTTTCATACAACATGATGTTAAAAACGTATGCACAGCATGGGTTTTATTTAGAAACACTAAATTTGTTTGTTGAAATGGTTAACTTGGGGAAATGCAGGGCAGACAACTATACTTACCCTTTTGTTTTTAAGGCTGTTGGGGAAGAAAAGTTGGTCATTTTTGGTGGAGTGGTTCATCCGAGAGTTTTGACGGGTGGTTTTGAAAAGGACAGTTTTGTGATGAATTCTTTGTTGACAATGTATATGAATTGTGGGGAGAAAGAGGAAGGAAGGAAAATTTTTGATACCATGTGGGAGCCTAATGTGGTTTCATGGAATTCAATGATTAGTGGGTACTTTAAAAATGGATGTTCTAAGGAAGCTTtgggggtttttaataagatgATGGATGATGGGTTGGAAACGGATTGTGCTACTGTGGTTTCAGTTTTGCCGGTTTGCGGATTTTTGAAGGAATTGGAGGTGGGGAGAAGGGTTTATGAGTTGGTGAAAGAGAAGGGTTGGGGGAAGGAAATGATGGTGAGGAATGCATTGGTGGATATGTTTGCAAAGTGTGGGAGTATGAAGGAAGCACGGTTCATTTTTGATGGGATGGTTGAAAGGGATGTAGTGACTTGGACTTCATTGATCAATGTCTGTATTTTGAATGGTGATATGAGAGCTGCATTGAGACTTTGCCTGTTGATGGTACTTGAAGGTGTGAGACCTAATTCGGTTACATTAGCATCTCTTCTTTCAGCTTGTGGTGAGTCAAAGAATCTAATGGATGGTAGGTGTTTGCATGGTTGGGCAACAAGGCAAAGGCTTGAGTATAGTGTTATGGTGGAAACTTCATTGATTGATATGTATGCTAAATGCAATCGTGTTGACCTTAGCTTCTTAGTTTTTAAGAATACTTCGAAAAAGAATACAGTTCCCTGGAATGCAATTCTCTCTGGGTGCATACATAATAGGCTTGGAAAGGAAGCAGTGAAACTTTTCAAAGAAATGCTGATAGAAGGAATGAAACCTAATGCTGCTACCTTGAAGAGTCTTCTACCAGCATATGCCATCTGTGCAGATATGCAGCAAGCaacaaacatgcattcttaccTGCTAAGGTCTGGATTAGTGTCAAATAATGAAATTGGTACTGCAGTGGTtgatatatattcaaaatgcGGTAGTTTAGAATCTGCCCACAAGATATTTAATGGGATACCCAATGAGAACAAGGATATTTATCTATGGAGTGTGatgatagctggttatggAGGACATGGGCATGGTGAGATTGCTGTTTCACTTTTCAAACAAATGGTTAGAGCCGGGGTAAAGCCTAATGAAGTTACTTTCACTTCTGTGCTGCATGCTTGCAGCCATGCTGGTTTGGTGGATGAGGGTTTAGATTTGTTCAAACTCATGCTTAGAAACCACCAAATAAGCCCTCAAGCTGATCATTATACTTGCATTGTGGACCTTCTTGGTCGTTCTGGTAGGCTAGATGAAGCTTATGATATCATTAAAACAATGCCATTTGCACCTACTCATGCTGTTTGGGGTGCATTGCTTGGTGCTTGTGTAATACATGAGAATGTTGAACTAGGGGAGCTAGCTGCAAAGTGGCTTTTTGAGCTGGAGCCAGAAAACACTGGAAACTATGTGTTGATGGCAAAAATTTATTCTGCAGTTGGAAGGTGGAAAGATGCAGAAAATAtaagacatatagtaaatgaAATTGGATTGCGAAAAGCACCAGCTCACAGTTTGATTGAGGTCAGAAATATGTGA